In the genome of Cryptococcus neoformans var. neoformans B-3501A chromosome 5, whole genome shotgun sequence, the window TACCCAGCAACTGCGCAATCCTAACCTTGCCCCGCACGTCCTCTCTCAATTTCAACATCTTCGCTTCCCCTACTTCCTTGGCAAGACCGTTCCTGAGCAAGTTCTCACAGACGAGATCACAAGACTCAGGGTTGTGGGTACCGAACGCAACGCTCAAAGCGAGTTCGGGGTGGGGAGACTTAAGTTGGGAGGCGAGAGTGGTCATGATGGTGGAGATAGAGCCATTGTAAGCGACGTCAGTAGCAGATTTGTTGGGCCAGATGGGAGCGGCACCGACACGGCCCTCGTCGGACCACTTCTTGCGTTCTTGCTCAAAGTAGGCACCACGGACGAGCTTGACACCGAGGGCGTAGCCGTTGGCTTCGGCGTGTTGTATGGCGTGAATAAGGTGTGTGGGTTGACGGCAGAGGTAGGTCTGATAAGTACCGCTGCAATGGGTTAGTTAAGGATGAAAGGGAGACACTCGAAAGAAGAACTCACTAAATCAGAGGACCAGTCCAGGTCTCCTCTTTGGAAGTGGGAGGTCGATTGAACTcttgagaaagaagaagggtgtATGCGTCCAAAGCTGGCTGGTACCAAGTGTACTCGGCATCAACATAGAGAATGATGCTGAGATCTGTCAGCATTACAAATATGATGGCCTGGGTTCAATCAACTCACTCGTTCTCCTTAGCCTTGTGACCAATCTTCTGCAACTTGTACCACAACTGTCTAAGCTCCTCAAGGTCACCCTCTTGCAATCCAGGATCCTTTTCCAAAACACCCATGTCATCCCACTTGCCCTTCAAAGCAAGGAGCTCCTTGCCATCACCTAGCTTAAGGTCGGGAGTACGGGCAACGACTTGCCGGTCCAGGGTTTCGGGAGTACCAGGGTAGGGGACGAAAAGATGAGTGTTGGGGGCTGTGGGAGAATTGGACTTGGCAAGAGGACGTAATCGGAGAAGGGTGTACGAAGCTCTTTCAAGGATGTTGGGGTCAATAAGGCCAGTCTAGAGGATTTATATTAGTACATATTTCTTCGATTTTGCCAAGGAACGAACGCACGATCTTTAGAGCGAAACCAGTAACACCTCTCTGGTCAACGGGCAAGCTTCTTTCATATTCTCCAGCAGCCTCCAAAGCAGTGATGATAGTCTCAaacttcttttctctctccttcctgttcctttcctccttggAAGGAGCAGTCTCGGTCAACTGCGACTCGTCTACTTCGGCAGAGTAGTTTAACATGGCACCAACGTTCCTCTCCCTGAAAGCCTTCAAAGTAGGCATACATCCCTCTACAGTCTCACCAGCGACGAATTGGCCAAAAAAGGTGTGTCGGACGAACCATTCAGTGGGGCCGCGTAAAGAAGAGTTGATAAAGAAGTTAAGAACGGCAGGAGAGTAGTCAACAACGCCAGGCATAGAGATGATGGCGTAGACGAACCAAGTCCGGAGAAGCTCGGAGGTCGTAGAAGTGGAGAGAGAAGTGGGCACAGGAATGGCATCTGGCTCAGAGTCGGCAGAGAGGACAGGGAGTAAGAGCAAGCCAACAGGGAGGATAGCAAGGGGATAAAGGAGTCGGCGGCGAAAGCTGGACCCAGAAccagaggaaggagaaaggcCGATTGTGAGGCAACGGCTGCTTCCAGCGCCAAAGGAAGGAGCCCAGGTAATCCTGAGCTGGCGGAAGCTAGAAGATTGTCGAAAAGGAGTTGTCATTCGAAAAGGTCTCATGATCGGTCGGATTGCGGACATCTTGCGCGTTGTGGACCGTTCGTTGTTACACTGAGTTTGAGAGAAGATCgcagaaagaaaggatTGGGAAAGCGATGTTGACTATTTCTAACAAGATGTTCCACCAGCGTAACAGTTGGCACAAGGGAGGCCAGCGAGCTTTTCTGTTTTACCACTACACCCACTGACGGACGGACAACACAAGACGGAGTCTACAAATCGCCTCTCAGGAACCATAGGCATTACCGCTTCGGCTGACGCCGAGGCACACAAGCCCAGGAATTCGTCAGGGATCTTAGGGGGTGATAAGAACTTCTGTGCGGCTTTCCCGGTGGCCCTGACGCGGGCAGCGTTTTGACGGCCGCGAAATAAAACGTCGACGACACGATAAAATGGCAGGAGACGGCTCGTTCGTTGACTCCATTTTGTTGGCTGTGCGTGCCATGCGTGGAATACGTGTGGTTGGTGCTCATCAAGGCAAGGGAGGCATATGACCAACAAAGACTGCACAAAAAACGCATAAAAAATGTGGATTGTAGACAGCAAACGGCCGCTGACTCTATTCTGTGCCTGACGGGCTTCGGactgatgatggagaaggatgggtcGAAGATGACAGATGGTGAAAGACGTCTGCCATGTTGGATTTCTTTGTTACGAGATTGCGAACATAATAAAAGCCCGAAACAATTGGGGACTGAGGAAAGGTACGGATTGTTTATCGGCCATCTACAACCATCGTCAGATCGTGGAACACGGAGGATTGATGTAATAATGATTGCAGGCGAGCGATGAACGTAAATGAAGGACGAGAGCGGGGAAGTATTCCATATATTTCCATTGTTTGGCCTTGATTCTGCATTCAGATTACTTCTTATGTTGGCTCCTTATCCGCAGGTAATTATCTTGAAAAGTTACACTTCGACCTGATTGCATTTTCTGGCTCATAATTATTCGGGCCGGTAGCAACAACGTCATTATTTTGACTTCTTTCACTTCGGAAGGCATGCGGTGgttcctcatcaccatcaaaATGATCAATCATTTGGGGTATATTCCACATGATCTTTCCCGTACGTTCTCCTGTCTTTGAGTGTCCCTTCACCTATTTAAGTCCATCACGCCAACGAACCTTGACGGAGGCTGACATGAGGAGGCAATAAATAACACACTCTTGTCCTCGGTCAGGGGTTGTTCGAAGGttgggatggagaaggagtcAAAAGATAGCCGGAGTACTTTTCTCGTATCATCTTCAGCCTTCATACTGAGTAGCCGCCGAAACTACATTTTCAGGGCATTGTGTCTCTCCAGATCCACAAGTAATCAGTGGCAAGTACTTTATTTTTACTCCCGAGTTTAATTCGGTTTCTCGGCGTCCGCCGCATATTCTGCCGACTTCTTGCCGGCAATTCACATGGCCGATTTCAAAGTGATGTCAGCTAGCGCCCTTTTTGAGCGTTGCTTTCAACCAATGCTTACGAACTGATAGTCTCTTGCTCTTGTTTCTTTTAAGCTGCCCATATAGCTAGACGGATCCCTTGCTTCCAGATAAACTTTGCCACCATGTCCGATTCTCGCGATCACCTCCAAGAATTTACTATCAAAGCTGCCAATCCGGCCCAGGCCGAGCAGCATGCGCGGGCTGGATTCGTCATGTGGGGCAGGAAGCAGTCGTGGGAAGTAAGCGGTCGCAAGTCGATTTATAGGCCAGAATACCAGCTGATGTAAACTAGGAGTATTGGGAGGTTtacgagaaggagagaaaggaagctGCGTGGGGGAAAGATGCGTTGGTGACATGGTGAGGAACACTCGATTTGCAGATATGCGTAGGAAAAGTATCGCTGATATATCGTTCTTACCAGGGTGCTGGTTCGAAACGATGATCCCGAGGGGGACATCTATGCTGGATGTGAGACGTAAGCATTCATAGCTCTATGCGTGTCTTGATTTTTGCTAATGTGGTCGGACAGGTACCGGCGCAAGGGTTGGGTGAAGCACCAAGGTGCCAGTGACATTGAGGAAGGATACGTGTATGGTATTGCCTCAGTGGTGACGCCAAAGCATCACCTCCGTAAGCTCATTGTGCTTGGTGAGGATCCGGTCTGATGAAGTCGTCTTGATAGGCCAAGGTTTCGCAACTCGTCTCCTCAGCTTGCTCCACCGCCATATCGCGCCTGCCAATACACTTCCACCCATCCCTGACTCTTGGGGCAAAGATCAACCCGTGATTCCAGTGGCTGAAGAAGTGTCTTCCCGTCTTCCGAAAGCTATCGGGTCTGTGCTATGGTCCGACATCGGCTCCAAGTTTTACTCCCGTTGTTCTATGGGTGCTGAACGACCTGGCTGGCTCGTTGAAGATTCTCAAAATACTGAATTGATATGGAAGATTTTCCATCCTGCGGCAGGCTCTACAGAAGGCTTCAACTTTctttttgaagatgatttgGAAGAGATCGGTCAAATTCTCTCCGAGGCCATGCAGGaaaagttgaggaagacCGATACCTCCCGTAGGGCATATTTTGTTCAAGATCCATCAACGCCAGGTGTTCTTTCTTTCGCACCTGTCAAAGGCTCTTGGATGGAAAAGACCCCCTCTCCGTTGCCTGTCGGCATCCGCATCAAATCACCTTCCGGCAAACCGTCAGACGACGCCATTGTTCTTTTTGCCGTTACCTGTCCTCCAATCGGCGAACGTTTTCTCATTACACATATTTCCAACCTCGATTCTCACCAGCTGCCTTTTGTGCTTCAGGCGTTTGACATGCTTGCTACCGATGCGGGccaggaagaaggctgggTCTGGGATCTCAGTTTGTCAAGTAATTTAGTGCATGCTTGGCAGCAGTTGCCTGATAGGGAAGTAAGGGTCGGACGAAGGCAGGAGATGTACGGACATTTGTTGGGTGTGGCGTGGTACGGGcctgaggaggaaaagggcacTTTGCTTGAAAGTCAGATGTGGAGCTGGTGCTAGATTGTAGCCATACATTTAAAAAGAATCGGGAAAGGACTGCAAGAGCATGTCCTGTATAGAAGCATGTACGAACAAGAGTTGTCTGTCATCTCAAAGCATTTTGAGCAATCCCTGCCAGGACGCACCATATCTCATATGTTTGGAGGACGCTATAGGGACGAACGCATTCTGGCAAGTGCCACAGGTGATAACGCCGAAGTGGACGAGTGAGCGCGGATGGCGAGAGCCGGTGGGCAGCGGGCGGTGAGCATCACGTTATGCGCGTGGGCGAGCTGTgaggggggaggaaggCTGCTCTTCTGGCCAACAAGTTGTGCCAGCCACACCACAGCTACGTCGCACAACGCACGCTCTCTACCTTCCCACAGCGTAGCACCCCATCCAGGGGTACACTGAGCATACAGAGTAAGTCGTTCCCATGTGGCCGGGCGCCTCCGATCCCCCTGTCCGGTCCACCTCCGCGACCGCACTCAATTACGAACCTTCTCTCGTAACGTgttctcctctctctttcttccttccttttgcCACCTACCTAGCCGTTGGCGTTAGCTATACATGAGCTAACCATCTCCAGCGCACGCCGTCTAcctaccaccaccacccaccTAGACTGTCACGACCCAACATGTCTAACGAGCgcggacgaggacgaggcgGAAACCGCGGTGGGCGAGGAGGTATGGAAGGAGGTTCTGCCAGGTGGGCATTCGATTCGTACCATCCTGCGTAATCGACGCTGACGAGAACAGACGAGGTGCTTGGCGCAACGGACCCCCTGCAGGCAGTTTCCCTCACTCTCGCGGAGGTTCCCCTGCCTTGGGTCAAAGCCCGACTCCTAGAATGAGCATTAACGACCACATGCATGATCTCAAGATTGTCCACGGTGAGCATAAAGGCTTCCAAACGGATACCGACATCTCCCGGACCGCCGGCCCTGTCGAGCGCGAACTTCAACCTTGGGTCCCTGATGGTCCTTCACCTCCGCCTCTGTCTAACGGTGAGAGCGGGAACGCAGACTTTGAGACATTTGGTACAACCAACAACATCACATGGGATCAGTTTGAGACTAATGAGAGGTTGTTTGGTGCCAAGACGGATTTCAAGGAGGAGCTGTATACCACCAAGTTGAATAAGTCCGGACCCGATTTCCATAAacgggagaaggaagcagagAGGTTGGCCAAACAGATCATGGGGGTGGGTAGATTCCATGAGATGTGTGTTTTTGCTGATGGACTTGTAGCAAACGAGTAAGAATGCGCATATTGCAGAGGAGCGAGGTCAGGCGACCGATACTcgagacgaagaggaaaagtaCTCTGGCGTCAGTCGCGCTCCAAACGCATATGTCCCTCCCAGTGCTCGACGTGCTATGGGCCAAAGTTCTGCCACTCTTCGACCTGATCCTACTTCCGAGTCCAAGACCAATGGCAGCACCCCAGTTCCTGCCAAAACAGCTTCCCCCGCTGCTCTTGAAACCGCCCCTCCAGTTCCCGAGCGAAGGATCAGTGATGACCCTGTTGGGAGCAAGCCCGAAGCTCCGGCAATGAAGGTTACTGGTACGACTGTCAGGCCCATCACTGAAAACATCGAGGTAACGGTCAACGGTGCAAGTGTAACGGCCGAGACAAAGCCCGAATTGAGCGGTGTAGTCAACGAGTGGAGGCAATTTGTTGGGACAGAGCGAGAAAAGGTCGAGGCGAAGAAGCAATCGGTCCTGAAGtctgaaaaggaaaagcagCTTGCAGACTTTAAAAAATTCCAGGCTAACTTCAAAGTGCCCCTCCCTTTGCCCAAAGATATTTTACCTATCCTCTCAAAGGACGAGGCAAAGCAGAAAGATATCGAGGCGAAAGCTACGAGTGCCCTTCAAGCAGCAAAGGAACGCAAGTCATCCATCGCGAAAGACTCACCTGCCAAATCCCCTGCTACCTTAAACTCCGTGAAGTCCGATGCACCCAAACCCGCTCCGCCGAAGAAGATTGTGATGAAGATTCCAGAGATCCCACCGTTCAACCCCGCCAAGCGGAAGGCTCCCGCGGTACCCGTACCAGAGTCTGCCACACAGGATATAAAACTCATCACTTCCCCTGCACCTTCCAACGGCAGTCTTGCATCCCAAGCCACCAAGCTCAACCCTACCGCGAGCACATTCGTATTTAAACCTAGGGCTGATGCTGCCCCCTTCAAGCCTGGTCAACCTTCCGTTAGCCCTTCTATCGCCCCTAATCAACCCTCTGCAGGACCCTCGAATGCGAGTGCTAGCGCCACAGCCCCGAAAGGAAATGCCTTCTTCCGAGACAAGCTTCCCGAAAAAACACATATCAATGCGAGAGAGGATTTCAATCCATGGAAGCATGGACCTGTGCCGCGTCCCAACACTGTTGGGACCGGATGGCCTTACCCTGGTAGAAAGGTTGGCGTTCCTCCACCCTTTATGAGCCCCGCAGCTCCGCCGCAGATGCAGATGCAGTTTGAAGATGACCCGACTTCACCCTCCCCTCACCCGGCTCAACCTGCCATGATGCCTGGGATGCCCCCCAACTACCCTCCCTATGGTCGTTTCCAAGTAAGTCTTTTTCTCACAGATTCCGATTCAATGCCTGACGGGAATGTGGTTTTCCAGCCCGGGATGCCTCCACCATACGGCGTCCCAGGGGGTATGCAGAACCCCATGTTCTCCCCAGGCCCGCATTTCTCTCCTCACCCAGGTCAACCGATGGGTCAACCTCCTCAGCATATGATGCCCGGCGGACCTCAACCCAATATGCCAATGTACTTCCAGAACGGCATGCCTCGTgcgtctcttcctctttcacctcttcttttttgagCGCGAACGACTGACGACTTTTTCAGAAAACCCtgctttcctccctcctcagATGCAACAGTTCCCTCATAACCCTCAACGTCCTGGTCCTGGGCCAGGCCCAGGACCCGGTGGTCCGCAAATGTTCTACCCCAATCAAATGCCTCCTATGCCGCATCAGACTCCCTGTACgtttcatccttctctatTTCCTCACATGCATgcatcttgcccttcttttcttctttttacATGTGAAAGGCCGATCATGCTGACCAGAATGACGTTTATCCAGTACAACAACACACTATCCCTTTTTCTGGTCCTTCTCCCGCTCAACCGCAGTTccagcaccagcaccagcaccagcatCAAGGCCAACACCCGCACCAGCAAGCTCCTCCGCCGCCACCTGTACAAATGTCACCAGCCCATTCTACGCCCAATGGACCAGGTGGTGTGGTACAAGGAGGTCCTCAGCAGAATGGACAGACTCAAGGATAAAAGTCGTTCGTCCTCTGATGTTAGCGTTGACATCATGCGAGAAGATAAGTAGGTGTGGGCGCAAACGTTTTGAGGATAAACTTTGCGTGGGATGGagcggaagagggaagagagcaTTTCGAGGGGGGCAAAAGAGCTGATAGGAAATGCAGGGTGGAAGGAAGCATGGTTTATtctggaggaggacgtAAGGGAGGAGtaaggagatgagaggaAGTAGCATTTTAAACTCTTTCAATGGATATCATTTATGCCAACAAAGCAAGTCGTCTCAAAACAAGGGGCGTAGTGTTCATGTTCTTTTCATGGCCTTTAATCTCTTTTTACTCTTTCAACTGCAGTCAACTCCAGGATTTCGATCAAATTTGGCTCATAGATGTGGTAAAAGATCTGTGACATCAGGCCATTTACAGTATTGAATTAACGTTTGGTTTTCTGCTGTACGAGTAGAGTATTAACACTGTGCAAATGCACCAGCACCcatcccctcttcttctcgcatCTTCTTACCCAGCTGTGCGTACTCCTCCAGACATTCCGGATTTTGCAACGTTGAAGGATTGATGCTACTTATGGGTGCACCATTGATCACCTTTCGAATTGGcactatcatcatcgttcAACAGGTCGTCAGTCAATTCGCTGGCGTACTAAAGAATAGCGATTATCCCACCTTCAACCCGTTTGCCAGTGAGTGTAACCGGGATATCTGACACTTGTATGATCTATCGTTGGATCATCAGCaggggggggggggcgggggggggCGTTCAATGGATAATACGGTACGAACCTTTGCCGGCACATGCCTAGCACTTCTCGCTGTCCTTATACTGGCCCTGATTTTTGCCAATAGGCCATCATCCAATTCCTTGCCTCCTCGCATCTACACGTTTCATCCATCTGTCAGTTCCCGCGCTCTTAATCCAGACTCCAATCCACAGTGTCCAAAAGCACTgtaaaagaaaaaaaaaactcgCCTTGACAAACAAAACAACTTTTTCGTCCGCTCCACCATCACACATCAATCCGACCACCAATGTCTCTTCCACACCTTCTTTGGCAAACGTCAAGTTTTCGAGCACAGAGTAGATGTCTGTCGGTCCGAAACGGATACCTCCTGGGTTGAGGACACCGTCGGAACGGCCGAGCATGATCAAGCCCCCGCCGTTTCCTAATCGAGATGGCGTTATCTGGACACTTGATAGGACAGCATAGAGTTAGCCCCTCTGCCTTTGTCcgttggaagaagaaataagGGGAGAAAAGATTTACTAGTCACCATGGTACCAAATCCCTTTATCTCCTTTGAAATAACTGTCCTTGAACCGTTTTTTCGCCTCTTCAACTTGTGCCTCGTCAAAGCCGTATCCGGGTAAAGGCCAAAATCCAAGTGGTTCAATCGGGAAAGCTTTGTGGCAGATGAGTTCTCCTGCGTGATCAGAGTTGCTATCTGTATCAAGTGCGCTAAACCGCAGAATTGACTTATCAGCTATCCGAGGAGACAGGGGGGGGGAAAGGGGGGGACAGGGACGACTTACAATCCCAACATGCGCGATTGTATCTCTCCCCGAAAGACTGGGAGGCAGGTGTTACGCCCCGCAAAGACTGAACAAATGTCCGTACCGCCTAGAATCTGGGATGAGCTCCTGTGCAGCTTTTTACAACGGGACAAGACATACCTGTCACCGAGCCAACCAAGACGTTCTTTTTCACTTTTTCATATATAAAATCAAATAGTCTCCCTGGTAATGGGCTTCCAGTACTCAGGATCTGTTTCAAAGTTTTCAAATCATGGTTCTTCCCTACGTCAGGATAATGTTTCTCCACCTGCTCTATCCACTTTGCGCTCGTTCCGAAAACAGTGATACCGAGGTCATCAATCAATGACCAAAGATGAGAAGGCAGTTTCAGCGGGGAACCTTCATACAATACAATTGTAGCGCCCGTCGCCAAGCCGGAGATAAGATATTGGAACATCATCCAGCCCGGAGTGGTGTaatagaagaagatatcggaggaggaaatgtCGCCTGCGAGATGGTGTTCACGGAGAGAGTCGAGGAGCATTCCGCCTTGACGATGCTAGAACCGTTTTGTCGTTCAGCTTTTGGGTGAATAGGGCAGGATGGATACGTACAACGATAGCTTTGGGTTTCCCCGTAGTTCCGCTGGAGAATAAAATCCATATGGGTTCATCGAACCCCATCCTCAGAAAGTCCAcctccccatcttcttgatccAGCCAATCGTCCCACCTCACCAATTTTTCCTTGACCTCTGCGAACGTCGGTACCAATTCCTCTGGGAGATGGTCTACGCTCACTACGACACTAGGCGGATTCTTCAGTATGTTAAGCAGAGGTGCTACGCGTGGTAAGAGTGGGCGTGGGGTCCCGGCATATATGACACCGTTAGTGACGACGAGTACTTTGGGTTGGATTTGCTCGAGACGCTCGACGACACCGTCAATGCCAAAATCTGCCGCTgcagaagaaaaaatcCCGCcgagggaagaggtggcTAGGACAGTGACGACCGCCTCAAGGCAGTTTCCACCCCAGAATGCGACTCTGTCACCTTTGCCCACGCCAGCTGCTCTCAGGGATCGCTGCGCTTTTCCGACGAGTGAGTAAAGTTCAAATTGGGTGATCTGTTTGATAGAAGGGACATAGGTTGAACATGGTTCGCATACTTGGATTATGGCTATATCATCGGGTCGGGATTTGGCGTGCCGAAGTTGGTTTTCAGCCCAATTAAGGGATGATTCGGTGAACCATGGTGGGTTCTCCTCGGGCGTCTTGTCTTCGTCTACCACCTTGCCATTCTCTTTCACCCCCTTGTCTCCAATAACGTGTTCCCAGTCCCAGAGGGCGGACCAAAAGTCTGAGCGGTGGGCACATGACCACTCCCACAAGTCGGCGTAGGTGGTGAGTGAGAGGGAGTGGATCTTATTGATGTGCGAGAGGAACAGATGCGTTTGCGTGCTTGTGGGGTCGGTTGGAGTCCagagaggcttttcctcttgATTGGACATGTTGGTTTAAGATGTTCTTATATGCAGCAATGGGAAGTCTACTATCGTCGATGGCCGTGGTCACTCGCTGAGGCTGCTGTGCCAGTGGTCAAATGCCAAATGTTCAGACGGACGAACCGCGAGTCTCTTCGCACAAGGCCGAAGACAAACAAATCCGGCTGAAGCCATACCCGGAGACGCCTAACAGCTTAGCCCGCCATTCTCGCCTAAATTCCCACGCCTACTACTAGCCTCATTTGTCATTGGGCGGGGCCCAGGCGGGGCTCCCCAGCCCCGCAGCAAGAGTAAGATCTGCAGGCACAGCCGACAGTCCAGAAAAACCTTCCGGGAGCCCAAATTTCTCACCCTTTCAAAACGTACAAGCCATcgcctcctctcctctcaacTTTTAATCTGCTCCGAACAATACATCtatctccccttccccttcgtAACGTTCTGATCCTTTTTCCGCTGATCGAATTATACTCGTTGCCTCCCCAAACCTTGTTCACGGTGGTCCCACTTCTGACGACGACGCCTGCCTTGCCCATTTCTTGGTAATCTTGGACTTGGGAGAGGTGTTGAAGTTGGACCCCTCGTGACTTCATACTCCTTTCACCGAGTCATCATCCCCTTGGCTTTTCTTACACCTTTGTTTTGCCGTCCACGTCTATTCTACTTACTTCAACTTTCTCAACCCTTTTATATCTGCAACTACAGCTACGTACAACGACAAAATTTCGAGAGCTCCAACCTCTACCACGAGCTCTAACCTCTTACCTCTACCATCGCATACACATATACATGATGAGGCCTTCCCCGTACCTCTTCCCTCGACTCACACCTCTCTTTCGCCACGCTCCAGCCTACCCACCTGTCATCGTCCACACGACTTCTGCAGTTACACCTACGCACACTGCGAGTGAGACGGACCAAGCTACAGGGTCGTGGTGGGTCACCCATATTCATCAAAACACACTTCCTACCCTCGTACGTATACTAAATGATCTGTCTTCTTATCTCACTTGTCTGTGTGCTGACCAGCTTCAATAAAGCAATCCGAGCCTACGACAGCTTCTCTTAATCGAGACACttccccaccacctccGCCTTCAGAGTACGAAACCGAAATCCAGACAGGCCCGAGGAagtctcatcttcctccacccacCATTGCTTGGTACGACTATCTCACTATGGTCTGAGTGATTCCTGTCATTACACTACGGTTTACCAGCAACTTGTATATTTCACCGCTCAACCTCACATGACTCACAACCCAAGACACTGGAAAAGACAAAATCAAGACGGTCGCGCTAGCGACATTTCCATCTCGAGCTCCGAGAAGGACAATCATTCAAGTTAAAAAAATCTATCTTATCCTCCATAGTAATTTCATGAGCATAATTTAATAACAATACTACCTTTTACTGTTCCTTGTAAATATAAATAAAATATTACGTCAAAATGTTGTTTTTCGATCATGCAT includes:
- a CDS encoding hypothetical protein (HMMPfam hit to AMP-binding, AMP-binding enzyme, score: 143.5, E(): 4.6e-40), with the protein product MSNQEEKPLWTPTDPTSTQTHLFLSHINKIHSLSLTTYADLWEWSCAHRSDFWSALWDWEHVIGDKGVKENGKVVDEDKTPEENPPWFTESSLNWAENQLRHAKSRPDDIAIIQVCEPCSTYVPSIKQITQFELYSLVGKAQRSLRAAGVGKGDRVAFWGGNCLEAVVTVLATSSLGGIFSSAAADFGIDGVVERLEQIQPKVLVVTNGVIYAGTPRPLLPRVAPLLNILKNPPSVVVSVDHLPEELVPTFAEVKEKLVRWDDWLDQEDGEVDFLRMGFDEPIWILFSSGTTGKPKAIVHRQGGMLLDSLREHHLAGDISSSDIFFYYTTPGWMMFQYLISGLATGATIVLYEGSPLKLPSHLWSLIDDLGITVFGTSAKWIEQVEKHYPDVGKNHDLKTLKQILSTGSPLPGRLFDFIYEKVKKNVLVGSVTGGTDICSVFAGRNTCLPVFRGEIQSRMLGFALDTDSNSDHAGELICHKAFPIEPLGFWPLPGYGFDEAQVEEAKKRFKDSYFKGDKGIWYHGDYVQITPSRLGNGGGLIMLGRSDGVLNPGGIRFGPTDIYSVLENLTFAKEGVEETLVVGLMCDGGADEKVVLFVKMRGGKELDDGLLAKIRASIRTARSARHVPAKIIQVSDIPVTLTGKRVEVPIRKVINGAPISSINPSTLQNPECLEEYAQLGKKMREEEGMGAGAFAQC
- a CDS encoding hypothetical protein (HMMPfam hit to Pro_dh, Proline dehydrogenase, score: 34.3, E(): 5.3e-11), producing MSAIRPIMRPFRMTTPFRQSSSFRQLRITWAPSFGAGSSRCLTIGLSPSSGSGSSFRRRLLYPLAILPVGLLLLPVLSADSEPDAIPVPTSLSTSTTSELLRTWFVYAIISMPGVVDYSPAVLNFFINSSLRGPTEWFVRHTFFGQFVAGETVEGCMPTLKAFRERNVGAMLNYSAEVDESQLTETAPSKEERNRKEREKKFETIITALEAAGEYERSLPVDQRGVTGFALKITGLIDPNILERASYTLLRLRPLAKSNSPTAPNTHLFVPYPGTPETLDRQVVARTPDLKLGDGKELLALKGKWDDMGVLEKDPGLQEGDLEELRQLWYKLQKIGHKAKENDIILYVDAEYTWYQPALDAYTLLLSQEFNRPPTSKEETWTGPLIYGTYQTYLCRQPTHLIHAIQHAEANGYALGVKLVRGAYFEQERKKWSDEGRVGAAPIWPNKSATDVAYNGSISTIMTTLASQLKSPHPELALSVAFGTHNPESCDLVCENLLRNGLAKEVGEAKMLKLREDVRGKVRIAQLLGMKDDLTDRMARKFVNDGKPVALKYMAYGKLSEVMPYLGRRAIENKSLMSGDHGAAAEMRRVAAELKRRFFGGSV
- a CDS encoding hypothetical protein (HMMPfam hit to Ataxin-2_N, Ataxin-2 N-terminal region, score: 152.5, E(): 9.2e-43), with translation MSNERGRGRGGNRGGRGGMEGGSARRGAWRNGPPAGSFPHSRGGSPALGQSPTPRMSINDHMHDLKIVHGEHKGFQTDTDISRTAGPVERELQPWVPDGPSPPPLSNGESGNADFETFGTTNNITWDQFETNERLFGAKTDFKEELYTTKLNKSGPDFHKREKEAERLAKQIMGQTSKNAHIAEERGQATDTRDEEEKYSGVSRAPNAYVPPSARRAMGQSSATLRPDPTSESKTNGSTPVPAKTASPAALETAPPVPERRISDDPVGSKPEAPAMKVTGTTVRPITENIEVTVNGASVTAETKPELSGVVNEWRQFVGTEREKVEAKKQSVLKSEKEKQLADFKKFQANFKVPLPLPKDILPILSKDEAKQKDIEAKATSALQAAKERKSSIAKDSPAKSPATLNSVKSDAPKPAPPKKIVMKIPEIPPFNPAKRKAPAVPVPESATQDIKLITSPAPSNGSLASQATKLNPTASTFVFKPRADAAPFKPGQPSVSPSIAPNQPSAGPSNASASATAPKGNAFFRDKLPEKTHINAREDFNPWKHGPVPRPNTVGTGWPYPGRKVGVPPPFMSPAAPPQMQMQFEDDPTSPSPHPAQPAMMPGMPPNYPPYGRFQPGMPPPYGVPGGMQNPMFSPGPHFSPHPGQPMGQPPQHMMPGGPQPNMPMYFQNGMPQNPAFLPPQMQQFPHNPQRPGPGPGPGPGGPQMFYPNQMPPMPHQTPLQQHTIPFSGPSPAQPQFQHQHQHQHQGQHPHQQAPPPPPVQMSPAHSTPNGPGGVVQGGPQQNGQTQG